From one Triticum urartu cultivar G1812 chromosome 3, Tu2.1, whole genome shotgun sequence genomic stretch:
- the LOC125544676 gene encoding anthocyanidin 5,3-O-glucosyltransferase-like isoform X2, producing the protein MKKTVVLYPGLGVGHLVPMVEVAKLFLKHGLAVTVALVEPQVESTDFSAAVARARASNPSVAFHVLPSPPADSNPDGAPRHHVVKVIQLLAAMNAPLRDFLRSLPAVHALVLDMFCVDAQDVAAELKLPVYYSFASAAADLAIFLNLPSKFASNTAKVKELGDSIITFPGVPPFKASELPSEVIGDDEALVYVLRMFERMAEAKGILINSFDSLEEPALSALNDGLCVPGRATPPVYCIGPLVSGGGDKEHECLRWLDAQPDQSVVFLSFGSLGTFSSKQLEEIAVGLEKSGERFLWVVRSPHSPDQKHGDPLLEPDLDALMPEGFLERTKDRGLVVKSWAPQVEVLRHRATGAFMTHCGWNSTLEGITAGLPLLCWPLYAEQKVNKVHIVEGMKLGVEMRGYSEEVVKAEEVEEKVRWVMASEGGMALRVRVAAAKDAAAEALQEGGSSNLAFAQFLKDMDISKVLGTQDLGEHFHRYMPQQAFQQVQHFSDMKKKCFS; encoded by the exons ATGAAGAAGACCGTGGTCCTGTACCCTGGCCTCGGCGTCGGCCACCTGGTGCCGATGGTGGAGGTcgccaagttgttcctcaagcaCGGCCTCGCCGTCACCGTGGCGCTCGTCGAGCCGCAGGTCGAGTCCACGGACTTCTCCGCCGCGGTCGCCCGCGCGAGGGCCTCCAACCCCTCCGTCGCCTTCCACGTCCTGCCGTCGCCGCCCGCAGATTCAAACCCCGACGGCGCGCCCAGGCACCACGTCGTCAAGGTTATCCAATTGCTCGCCGCCATGAATGCGCCCCTCCGCGACTTCCTCCGCTCGCTGCCCGCCGTCCACGCGCTCGTCCTCGACATGTTCTGCGTCGACGCCCAGGACGTCGCGGCCGAGCTCAAGCTGCCGGTCTACTACTCGTTCGCCTCCGCTGCCGCCGACCTCGCCATCTTTCTCAACCTGCCGAGCAAGTTCGCCAGCAATACGGCCAAGGTAAAAGAGCTCGGCGACTCCATCATTACCTTCCCGGGTGTTCCTCCTTTCAAGGCTTCGGAGCTGCCCTCCGAAGTTATCGGCGACGACGAAGCGCTCGTGTACGTCTTACGCATGTTTGAGCGAATGGCAGAGGCGAAAGGAATTCTTATCAATTCCTTCGATTCGTTGGAAGAGCCCGCACTGAGCGCTCTCAACGACGGACTTTGCGTCCCTGGTCGTGCGACGCCGCCGGTATACTGCATTGGACCGTTGGTCTCGGGAGGCGGAGACAAGGAGCACGAGTGCCTCCGCTGGCTGGACGCGCAGCCGGACCAGAGCGTGGTGTTCCTCTCCTTCGGCAGCCTGGGCACATTCTCCAGTAAGCAGCTCGAGGAAATTGCAGTTGGTTTGGAGAAGTCAGGGGAGAGGTTCCTGTGGGTTGTAAGGAGCCCGCACAGTCCCGACCAGAAGCACGGCGATCCGCTCCTGGAGCCTGACCTCGACGCGCTCATGCCGGAAGGGTTCTTGGAGAGGACCAAGGACAGAGGGCTCGTGGTGAAGTCTTGGGCGCCGCAGGTGGAGGTCCTGCGCCACAGGGCGACCGGCGCATTCATGACGCACTGCGGCTGGAACTCGACGCTGGAGGGCATCACGGCAGGGTTGCCGCTGCTGTGCTGGCCGCTGTACGCGGAGCAGAAGGTGAACAAGGTGCACATAGTGGAGGGAATGAAGCTCGGGGTGGAGATGAGAGGCTACAGTGAAGAGGTGGTTAAGGCCGAGGAGGTGGAGGAGAAGGTCAGATGGGTTATGGCGTCCGAGGGAGGCATGGCACTCAGGGTGCGGGTAGCGGCAGCGAAGGATGCGGCGGCTGAGGCGCTCCAGGAAGGGGGCTCGTCCAACTTGGCGTTTGCCCAATTCCTCAAAGACATGGACATTTCCAAG GTTCTCGGAACACAAGACCTTGGAGAACACTTCCATAGATACATGCCACAACAGGCATTCCAGCAAGTTCAACATTTTTCGGACATGAAAAAAAAGTGTTTCTCCTAA
- the LOC125544676 gene encoding anthocyanidin 5,3-O-glucosyltransferase-like isoform X1, whose translation MKKTVVLYPGLGVGHLVPMVEVAKLFLKHGLAVTVALVEPQVESTDFSAAVARARASNPSVAFHVLPSPPADSNPDGAPRHHVVKVIQLLAAMNAPLRDFLRSLPAVHALVLDMFCVDAQDVAAELKLPVYYSFASAAADLAIFLNLPSKFASNTAKVKELGDSIITFPGVPPFKASELPSEVIGDDEALVYVLRMFERMAEAKGILINSFDSLEEPALSALNDGLCVPGRATPPVYCIGPLVSGGGDKEHECLRWLDAQPDQSVVFLSFGSLGTFSSKQLEEIAVGLEKSGERFLWVVRSPHSPDQKHGDPLLEPDLDALMPEGFLERTKDRGLVVKSWAPQVEVLRHRATGAFMTHCGWNSTLEGITAGLPLLCWPLYAEQKVNKVHIVEGMKLGVEMRGYSEEVVKAEEVEEKVRWVMASEGGMALRVRVAAAKDAAAEALQEGGSSNLAFAQFLKDMDISKQVLGTQDLGEHFHRYMPQQAFQQVQHFSDMKKKCFS comes from the exons ATGAAGAAGACCGTGGTCCTGTACCCTGGCCTCGGCGTCGGCCACCTGGTGCCGATGGTGGAGGTcgccaagttgttcctcaagcaCGGCCTCGCCGTCACCGTGGCGCTCGTCGAGCCGCAGGTCGAGTCCACGGACTTCTCCGCCGCGGTCGCCCGCGCGAGGGCCTCCAACCCCTCCGTCGCCTTCCACGTCCTGCCGTCGCCGCCCGCAGATTCAAACCCCGACGGCGCGCCCAGGCACCACGTCGTCAAGGTTATCCAATTGCTCGCCGCCATGAATGCGCCCCTCCGCGACTTCCTCCGCTCGCTGCCCGCCGTCCACGCGCTCGTCCTCGACATGTTCTGCGTCGACGCCCAGGACGTCGCGGCCGAGCTCAAGCTGCCGGTCTACTACTCGTTCGCCTCCGCTGCCGCCGACCTCGCCATCTTTCTCAACCTGCCGAGCAAGTTCGCCAGCAATACGGCCAAGGTAAAAGAGCTCGGCGACTCCATCATTACCTTCCCGGGTGTTCCTCCTTTCAAGGCTTCGGAGCTGCCCTCCGAAGTTATCGGCGACGACGAAGCGCTCGTGTACGTCTTACGCATGTTTGAGCGAATGGCAGAGGCGAAAGGAATTCTTATCAATTCCTTCGATTCGTTGGAAGAGCCCGCACTGAGCGCTCTCAACGACGGACTTTGCGTCCCTGGTCGTGCGACGCCGCCGGTATACTGCATTGGACCGTTGGTCTCGGGAGGCGGAGACAAGGAGCACGAGTGCCTCCGCTGGCTGGACGCGCAGCCGGACCAGAGCGTGGTGTTCCTCTCCTTCGGCAGCCTGGGCACATTCTCCAGTAAGCAGCTCGAGGAAATTGCAGTTGGTTTGGAGAAGTCAGGGGAGAGGTTCCTGTGGGTTGTAAGGAGCCCGCACAGTCCCGACCAGAAGCACGGCGATCCGCTCCTGGAGCCTGACCTCGACGCGCTCATGCCGGAAGGGTTCTTGGAGAGGACCAAGGACAGAGGGCTCGTGGTGAAGTCTTGGGCGCCGCAGGTGGAGGTCCTGCGCCACAGGGCGACCGGCGCATTCATGACGCACTGCGGCTGGAACTCGACGCTGGAGGGCATCACGGCAGGGTTGCCGCTGCTGTGCTGGCCGCTGTACGCGGAGCAGAAGGTGAACAAGGTGCACATAGTGGAGGGAATGAAGCTCGGGGTGGAGATGAGAGGCTACAGTGAAGAGGTGGTTAAGGCCGAGGAGGTGGAGGAGAAGGTCAGATGGGTTATGGCGTCCGAGGGAGGCATGGCACTCAGGGTGCGGGTAGCGGCAGCGAAGGATGCGGCGGCTGAGGCGCTCCAGGAAGGGGGCTCGTCCAACTTGGCGTTTGCCCAATTCCTCAAAGACATGGACATTTCCAAG CAGGTTCTCGGAACACAAGACCTTGGAGAACACTTCCATAGATACATGCCACAACAGGCATTCCAGCAAGTTCAACATTTTTCGGACATGAAAAAAAAGTGTTTCTCCTAA